One window of Dehalococcoidia bacterium genomic DNA carries:
- a CDS encoding response regulator, which translates to MSDLMTTKEAAEYLKLNYMTVYKLSQRGRIPASKIGGNWRFRKDLLDDWIGKQAMVVEGNVLVVDDDPAILEVISEVITRKGFKAVCVGSGEKALEELDKQRFDLIFLDLVMPGISGVEALSAIKAKDDKAVVVIVTGHGDDPIALEAMSLGPLFLIRKPFRVSDITEVLNAVVRVRR; encoded by the coding sequence ATGAGCGATTTAATGACTACCAAGGAAGCGGCGGAGTATCTAAAACTGAACTATATGACAGTGTATAAATTGTCGCAGAGAGGCCGCATCCCTGCATCCAAGATAGGGGGGAACTGGAGGTTCCGCAAGGACCTGCTGGATGACTGGATTGGCAAACAGGCGATGGTGGTTGAGGGCAATGTGCTCGTCGTGGATGATGACCCGGCAATACTAGAGGTGATTAGCGAGGTTATTACAAGGAAAGGGTTTAAGGCAGTGTGCGTGGGTAGTGGGGAGAAGGCCCTAGAGGAGTTGGATAAGCAGCGCTTCGATTTGATTTTCCTGGACCTGGTAATGCCGGGGATAAGCGGCGTGGAGGCCCTCTCTGCGATAAAGGCAAAGGATGATAAAGCCGTGGTGGTAATCGTAACCGGTCATGGGGATGACCCCATAGCCCTGGAAGCAATGTCGCTGGGGCCCTTGTTTCTGATTCGAAAGCCATTCCGGGTAAGTGATATAACTGAGGTTCTCAATGCCGTGGTCAGGGTGCGGCGATGA
- a CDS encoding IS6 family transposase encodes MRFTTETIGESLGLFYDGLSLADISRHLVATEGIIVDPATVWRWIIKYSKKSESILNKLEVKSSWRWVIDETMISVAGGKLWLWDVIDSRSRFLLATHITKSRDMRSAVAVLSEAYNRVIGLPKQIVSDGMPAYPDAIERVFGADSEHIRAKGLTAEVNTNIIERFQGTVKERTKVFRGLKTLESAIAISEGFIIHYNFLRPHMTLKGKTPAVYAGIKLPFSTWIGLVEYLGRDI; translated from the coding sequence ATGCGGTTCACTACTGAGACAATCGGTGAATCACTAGGACTATTCTATGATGGGCTATCGCTGGCAGATATTAGCAGACACCTTGTCGCTACTGAGGGAATCATTGTTGACCCTGCTACAGTATGGCGATGGATTATTAAGTATTCCAAGAAATCTGAGAGCATCTTGAATAAATTAGAGGTTAAATCATCGTGGCGATGGGTAATTGACGAAACTATGATTTCAGTAGCAGGGGGAAAACTCTGGCTATGGGATGTTATCGATTCAAGGAGTCGCTTCTTACTAGCTACACATATAACTAAAAGCCGTGATATGCGGTCTGCCGTAGCGGTATTGTCTGAAGCGTACAATCGTGTAATAGGTCTACCTAAACAGATAGTATCGGACGGTATGCCTGCATATCCAGATGCAATTGAGAGAGTATTTGGTGCTGATAGTGAGCATATAAGGGCAAAGGGGCTTACAGCAGAGGTAAATACCAATATAATCGAGAGATTTCAAGGAACGGTCAAGGAGAGAACGAAGGTTTTTAGGGGATTAAAGACATTGGAATCTGCCATAGCTATCTCTGAAGGATTTATTATTCACTACAATTTCCTGCGACCCCACATGACATTGAAGGGTAAAACGCCAGCAGTATATGCTGGAATAAAATTACCGTTTAGCACATGGATAGGATTAGTGGAATATTTAGGGAGGGATATTTAA
- a CDS encoding MerR family transcriptional regulator gives MPTMINGQTYFRTLEACKLAGISQATFFRWLREGVIEDMAIKDRRGWRLFTPEDIERIKSEASKVSR, from the coding sequence ATGCCAACAATGATTAACGGTCAAACTTACTTCCGGACTTTAGAAGCCTGCAAGCTGGCGGGCATAAGCCAAGCTACCTTCTTCCGCTGGCTCAGGGAGGGAGTTATAGAGGATATGGCTATTAAAGACAGAAGGGGATGGAGATTATTCACTCCGGAAGACATAGAAAGAATTAAGAGCGAGGCGAGCAAGGTTAGCCGATAG
- a CDS encoding DUF2283 domain-containing protein, which translates to MKPNMLHIESDPVADAVYIQFIDEPVGYTKELDDNRLIDYTLNPGLPIGIDLLAVSEGVKLNDLPEVETVKKILKCLEVKFYTE; encoded by the coding sequence ATGAAGCCAAATATGTTACACATAGAAAGTGATCCAGTAGCTGATGCCGTTTATATTCAGTTTATAGATGAGCCTGTCGGGTATACAAAGGAACTCGATGATAACCGCCTTATTGATTATACCCTTAACCCTGGGTTGCCGATAGGGATTGATTTGCTTGCGGTAAGCGAAGGGGTCAAGTTAAATGACCTGCCAGAAGTTGAAACCGTAAAGAAAATATTGAAGTGTCTTGAGGTCAAATTTTATACTGAATAA
- a CDS encoding PAS domain S-box protein, which yields MKKQTEIKEHLVNELAEMRQRIAELEQAKEERKRGEEELRESEEKLRVIFESMSEGVVITDLKGIIVNVNQALLSMSGLSREELVGQDGLRLLSTKDRDKTIDIGERVLKRETSAEGMLYNVSPTNGRVYDADLSIGVMRDMPGNPTGFVAIVRDVTERMQAEEALRESEVKYRDLVENISDVIYSVDASGVITYISPVIESVLGYTPSELSRNSFADFMYQEDFQSAIEGFMNTLSGNTTTGEFRVVTKSGEIRWVRSSNHPVFEGNRVIGVTGLFIDITERRWAEDTLRESEEKYRTILENIEDSYFEIDITGNLTFFNDSLCTILGYPRDELIGMNNREFMDRETARALYKIFNNVYRTEQPAKAFDWEIIRKDGTKRFVEASISLRFDPNGDPAGFRGITRDITERKRAEQEVERYARRVHALYTVAQAASRSLDMDKLLNQSLKATLDVMNTDVGYIYFSDMQVGTLTLKAHSGLSQDCIGSIGLMKLDDEEIKLAIECHQPVLELEKVFKKTNLDTVIAAMKKDGLQAYVTVPLWSRGTPLGSLVIADRREHRFSPDELDLLSAIGTEIAVGIENALLLQRTKELSLTDELTGLYNRRH from the coding sequence ATGAAAAAGCAGACGGAGATCAAAGAACACCTTGTAAATGAACTGGCAGAAATGCGCCAGCGAATCGCCGAGTTGGAGCAGGCGAAGGAGGAGCGCAAGCGGGGGGAGGAGGAGCTGAGGGAGAGCGAGGAGAAACTGCGCGTTATATTTGAATCCATGAGCGAAGGGGTTGTCATCACCGATCTGAAAGGAATAATTGTAAACGTGAATCAGGCATTACTTTCCATGTCCGGGTTGAGCAGGGAAGAGCTTGTTGGTCAAGATGGCTTGCGTCTTTTATCGACTAAAGACCGTGATAAGACCATAGATATAGGTGAGAGGGTACTTAAAAGGGAAACCAGCGCAGAAGGGATGCTTTATAATGTCTCTCCCACAAATGGTAGAGTATACGATGCTGATCTAAGCATCGGCGTGATGCGTGATATGCCGGGAAATCCCACCGGATTCGTTGCCATAGTCCGTGACGTAACCGAGCGCATGCAGGCGGAGGAGGCGCTTAGGGAGAGCGAGGTAAAGTACCGAGACCTGGTGGAGAACATAAGCGATGTCATCTACTCAGTAGATGCGAGCGGAGTAATTACATATATTAGCCCCGTGATTGAATCAGTCCTGGGATACACTCCTTCCGAGTTGAGTCGCAACTCATTCGCCGATTTCATGTATCAGGAGGACTTTCAATCCGCTATAGAGGGTTTCATGAACACCCTCTCCGGAAATACCACGACAGGTGAGTTTCGGGTTGTGACCAAGTCAGGTGAAATCCGCTGGGTGCGTTCTTCCAACCATCCCGTCTTTGAGGGGAATCGTGTAATCGGCGTTACTGGATTGTTCATCGATATAACCGAGCGCAGGTGGGCGGAGGACACGCTGCGGGAGAGCGAGGAGAAATATCGAACGATCCTCGAGAACATAGAGGACAGCTATTTCGAGATTGATATTACTGGAAACTTAACCTTTTTCAATGATTCATTATGCACCATTCTTGGATATCCGAGAGATGAATTGATAGGCATGAATAACCGTGAGTTTATGGATAGGGAGACCGCCAGGGCATTATATAAAATTTTTAACAACGTATACCGGACCGAGCAACCGGCCAAAGCATTCGATTGGGAGATTATCAGGAAAGATGGAACCAAGAGGTTCGTTGAGGCATCCATATCACTGAGGTTTGACCCCAACGGTGATCCTGCCGGCTTCCGCGGCATTACCCGCGACATCACCGAGCGCAAGCGGGCGGAGCAGGAGGTCGAGCGCTACGCCAGGAGGGTGCACGCTCTCTATACCGTCGCCCAGGCGGCAAGCCGTTCCCTCGACATGGATAAGCTCTTAAACCAGAGCTTAAAAGCGACGCTCGATGTAATGAATACCGATGTCGGCTACATCTACTTCTCAGACATGCAGGTTGGTACGCTCACCCTCAAGGCACACAGCGGTTTGTCCCAGGATTGTATTGGCAGCATCGGACTCATGAAGCTGGATGACGAGGAAATCAAGCTGGCGATTGAGTGCCATCAGCCCGTCCTTGAACTGGAAAAGGTGTTCAAAAAGACTAATCTCGACACAGTTATAGCCGCAATGAAAAAGGATGGGTTGCAGGCATACGTCACGGTACCCCTCTGGTCCAGGGGCACGCCACTGGGTTCACTGGTAATCGCCGACCGCCGCGAGCACCGGTTCAGCCCCGATGAGCTGGACCTGCTCTCAGCAATCGGCACCGAGATAGCAGTGGGCATAGAAAACGCCCTGCTGCTCCAGAGAACAAAAGAGCTATCCCTAACCGATGAGCTGACCGGCCTCTATAACCGCCGTCACTT
- a CDS encoding HAMP domain-containing sensor histidine kinase, protein MEDNKVVLSVTDTGAGIPDASKAKIFDPFFATEGNYGMGLSIAYGIITRHGGSIDVESGIG, encoded by the coding sequence CTGGAGGATAACAAGGTGGTGCTCTCTGTTACCGACACCGGTGCTGGCATTCCAGATGCGAGCAAAGCCAAGATTTTCGATCCCTTCTTTGCCACAGAAGGTAATTATGGTATGGGGCTGAGTATAGCCTATGGTATTATCACCAGGCATGGCGGAAGCATCGATGTGGAAAGCGGCATCGGCTAG